The DNA window TTGTGATTCGCTTTGGATCGTTTAATATTGCATATTATGCTACGATTGCCTATGCGGTTATTTCATTAATATATGTGATATTATTTCACTCCGGAAATAACCCAAGTATTGGGATCTTGATTACTTTCTTTTTAATACAGTTTTTTGCTATTGGTTTTCTCTTCGGAAATTTACGTTCACTTGCTATGGAGCCCTTAGGCCATATTGCTGGTATTGGTTCTGCTATTAATGGGTTTGTGTCTACGGTTATGGCTGTGCCTATTGCTAATTTTATTGGTGGCTTTGTGAAGACGTCTGTGTTACCTCTTTTTATTGGGTTTTCTGTTTTTGGAATCTTGTCGTTAGTAATATTTTTATGGCTGAAACGGAGACGAGTTGATTTAAAATGTTAAGTTACTTTCGTCTTTCGAACAACTTTTTAACAAAACAAAACTGAATAACAATAGAATGGTTATTCAGTTTTAATACTGGTCTAAAATATTTCATTAAGCGACTTTTATTGCTTTATAATTTTTAAGGTATGTACTGCTTCTTCCGAAAATAACTTCACAATATAAGTTCCTATAGCTAGTGACGATAGGTCTAATTGTAAAGTTGCTGAAGCTGTTTCTTCAACAAACACTTCTTGTCCAACAAGATTATAAATCTTTACAGCACTTAGTACAGAATTGTAATTTACATTTAAAACATCTTTTGCAGGTATAGGATATACTGCTAAGGCATCAAGCTCAAACTGAGCGACACTTAAAGGCGCTTCTACCTCAAGAGTAAAATCTAATGCTTGTCCGTAACCGCCAAAAGGTCCAAAACCGAAGGGATAAAACAAAATTCCACAAGGATCTATTTCTGCAGGAGAATCTGGATCTTGATAGGTTTTTGTGATTCTAATACGTGTAGTTCCTAAAACAGCATTTGTTGGTATAGTAATATCCATAGTGACAGAAACGCCATCGCTTCCTGTGGAACCTGTAATGGTTCCTATTGAATAGATTTCGCCAGTATCGTCTAAAATGTCATTCTGATTCCAATCAATAAATGCAACAATATCATTGTCAAAAGCATTACCTCCACTATCGTAAGTGTTTCCTTGTACTTCAAGCGTATAAGTTTCGTCTTGATTTACAGTTATAATCGTTGCTGTTTCATCTATTGAAACAGAAGTTAAATCTGAATTATTGATGGTTGTTCCTCCAAAAGTAACTGTTGTTATTTCTTCTACCAAAACATCTACTTCATCGACAACACAATATGGAAGAGGAAAAGCAAGTGCTTCTTCAACTTCTAAAGTAAAATCTAAAGCTTGTCCGTAACCTCCATAAGGCCCAAAACCGAATGGGTAAAACAAAATTCCACAAGGATCTATTTCCGCAGGAGAATCTGGATCTTGATAGATTTTTGTGATTCTAATACGTGTAGTTCCTAAAACAGCATCAGTTGGTATAATAATATCCATACTCACAGTAGTACCATCATTCCCAGTGGAACCTGTAATAGTTCCTATTTGATAGATTTCGCCTACATCATCTAAAATATCATTCTGGTTCCAATCTATAAATGCAACAATATCATTGTCAAAAGCATTACCTCCACTATCGTAAGTGTTTCCTTGTACTTCAAGCGTATAAGTTTCGTCTTGATTTACAGTTATAATCGTTGCTGTTTCATCAACTGAAAGTGATAATAAATCAGTATTATTGATTGTTGTTCCTCCAAAAGCAACAGTTGTAATTTCTTCTACAGATGTATCTGCCTCATCAACAACACAATATGGGCTAGGAAAAGACTGTGCTTGAACTGTTAAAGTTAATAATGTAAGTACGAGTGTAATTTTCTTCATAAATTCTTAAAGTTTGATTGATTACACAAGGTATTAAAATAAAACACATTAACCGTTGAAGTATTCGTTTTTAACAGTATAGGCTACTCTTCTTTAGCCTTTTTAATAATCGCTTTTAAACGTTCTTTTCTTGTTGCCGCCTCAGATTTGAGTTTATTCTTTTTTTGAGCTATGAGCTTAGAGTGCTTGGCTTTATTGTTTCCGTTTTTTTGACCTTTGGGTTTTGGCATATCTAAAAAGTATTAATTATCAATCAAAAAATCTATAATAAGCGCATTTAAGATAAGCACCTTCCGGAAATCCAACAGGATGATCTACATCATGCTGGGTTTTCTGTTCAATAGAGAATGAACGTTGCTGTTTATGCAAGGTCTGTGCATTAATATCATAAAATGCAGTAGCTGTTACTCGAGAAGAACAAGATGCAAGAACTAAAACACCACATTTTGCTGTTAACTGAATTCCTAACTGAGCAAGTTGTGCGTATTTTTTCTTAGCTAAATTGACTTCAGTTTGTTGTTTCGCAAAACTTGGAGGATCTATAACGACAACATCAAATTGTTTTTTTTCTAAAATAAGCTGTTCTAATAGTTGAAAAGCATCACCAATTAATATTTTATGATGCCCAGAATGAGGATTTAATTTTCCGTTTTGAAGAGCTATGTCTAAAGCTTGCGAACTAATATCTAAACTAGTGACTTCATTTGCTCCATTAGCCAAAGCGTGCACTGAAAATCCGCCAGCATAAGAAAACACATCTAGAACCGTTTTGTTTCTACTTAAGAGTCCGACTTGCCTTCTATTCTCACGATGATCCAAAAAATAACCTGTTTTATGACCTTTAATAACATTTGCTGAAAAGCTAACGCCATGTTCTACAAACTGAACAACTTCACTTATTAAAGTACCAAAAACAACTAGTCCATCTTCTAATTGATGCGTCTTTGAGTTTTGCAAACCTCGACTCAAACGAATCACAACCGTTTTACATTTTGAAACTCGAACCAAGCTTTCTAGAATAGTTTCTAGGAAAGGCAACCATATTTCAGAATAGAGTTTTACGACCAATACTGAAGCATAGACATCTGCAATTAACGAAGGGAATCCGTCATTTTCACCAAATAACAAGCGATAGCTATTGGTTTTCGTTTTAAGCAACGGAAGTCTTTTTTGATAGGCATTTTCAATCTTTTTAAAAAAGAAGGCTTCATCAATAGTTACAGGTTTTGTATCGCTGTAAATCATTTTGATTCGAATTGGAGAATTGGCATCGTATAAGCCTATACCTATCATTTTGTTGGCTCGCTTTCCAAATATAATAGCTAAGTCTCCCGATTTTGCATCAGCATTTACCTTTACAATACTATCAGAAAACACCCAAGGATGTCCTTGTTGCACGTAATTTTCTCCTTTAGCTGTGAGTTTTACGGCTAGGCGTTTGGGTTTGTAATTGGTTTCTATATGTTTTGAAAAAGGCATTTAGTAAGGTGTGAAATCGTTGCGCAAAGAAACGATATTCTTTAATTTAATAGAAATAAAAAACGCAACCATTTCTGATTGCGCTTTTTCCAAATGTTAAGTAATTATGTTTATGAGATTCCTGCCTTCACAAGAATGACACGATGTTTATTTTACTTCTTCAAAATCTACGTCTTCAACATCACTTCCTTCTGCTTCGCCATTTTGGCTTGCATCTGGTCCTGGTGCTTCAGCTCCACCTTGAGCATCGGCTTGCGCTTTGTACATTTCTTCTGAAGCAACTTTCCAAGCTTCATTGATTTTCTCTAAAGCTGGTTCGATAACTTCAATTTCCTTAGTTTCGTAAGCTTTTTTCAATTCTTCAAGAGCTTCTTCGATTGGTTGTTTTTTATCATCAGATAATTTATCACCAAATTCTTTAAGCTGACTTTCTGTTTGGAAAATCATAGCATCAGCTTCATTTAATTTCGTTGCATTTGCTACTGCTTTAGCATCTGCATCAGCATTTGCTTCAGCTTCTTGTTTCATCTTTTGAATTTCTTCATCAGTTAATCCTGAAGACGCTTCAATTCTAATATCTTGTTTCTTACCAGTAGCCTTATCTTCTGCAGATACTTTAATAATACCATTTGCATCAATATCAAAAATCACTTCAATTTGAGGTGTTCCTCTTTGCGCTGGCGGAATACCATCTAAATGGAAACGACCAATTGTTTTGTTATCAGCTGCCATTGAACGTTCTCCTTGCAATACATGGATTTCTACTGATGGCTGATTATCTGCTGCTGTTGAAAATACTTGAGATTTCTTAGTCGGAATCGTTGTATTTGCTTCAATCAACTTTGTCATCACATTACCCATAGTTTCAATACCAAGAGATAATGGTGTTACGTCTAATAACAGAACGTCTTTCACATCACCTGATAATACACCACCTTGGATTCCTGCTCCTAAAGATACAACCTCATCTGGATTAACACCTTTACTTGGTGCTTTTCCGAAGAACTTCTCTACCTCTGCTTGAACTACTGGAATACGAGTTGAACCACCTACTAAAATAACTTCGTCAATATCACTTTTTGATAAACCTGCTGCTTTTAAAGCTGCTGCACATGGCTCAATTGTACGTTTTACTAAATCGTCTATTAATTGTTCAAATTTAGAACGTGTTAATGTACGTACTAAGTGTTTTGGCCCTGAAGCTGTAGCTGTTACGTAAGGTAAATTGATTTCAGTTTGCGCTGAAGATGATAATTCAATCTTCGCTTTTTCTGAAGCTTCCTTTAAACGTTGTAAAGCCATAGGATCTTTACGTAAATCAATATTTTCTTCAGCATTAAATTCGTCAGCTAACCAGTTGATGATCTTTTGATCAACATCATCACCTCCTAAGTGTGTATCTCCATCTGTAGATAATACTTCAAATACACCATCTCCTAATTCTAGGATAGATACATCATGTGTACCTCCACCAAAATCAAAAACAACGATTTTTTGGTCTACACCTTTTTTATCCATTCCATAAGCTAATGCAGCTGCAGTAGGCTCGTTGATAATTCTACGAACTTTTAAACCAGCAATCTCACCAGCTTCTTTAGTGGCTTGACGTTGAGAATCGTTAAAATAAGCTGGCACAGTAATTACTGCTTCACTTACATCTTGACCTAAATAGTCTTCAGCCGTTTTCTTCATTTTTTGAAGAATCATAGCGGACAACTCCTGTGGTGTGTATAAACGACCATCAATATCAACTCTTGGTGTATCGTTATCACCTTTAACCACTGTATAAGGTACGCGTTCTGCTTCTTTTTTAGATTCAGAATACTTGTTACCCATAAAACGTTTAATTGAATAAACCGTTTTTGTTGGGTTTGTTACTGCTTGTCTCTTAGCTGGATCACCAACTTTAATTTCTCCTCCTTCTACAAAGGCGATAACCGAAGGTGTTGTTCTTTTACCTTCAGCGTTTGGGATAACAACTGGTTCGTTACCTTCCATTACAGAAACGCAAGAGTTTGTTGTTCCTAAATCGATTCCAATAATCTTACTCATAATATTATATTTGTTTTAAAGATTTCTGCTTATCACAGAAACGTTGTGTTCATTTTTATTTACGATTTGATTATGACAATCATTATGCCATTACAAAAAATATGACATGATGTCAGAATTCTTTCTGAAAATTGTCTCATTAAATTGTAGTTTTGGTACGCGATTTGATGCTAACAAACAAATCTTATCCTTATGAAACATATATCTTACTTAGTTTTAGCGTTTGCTACATTTTTTATCTTGTCTTGTGAAGGCGATCCTGGTCCTCAAGGTCCACAAGGTGTGACTGGAGGCTTATTAGTATCCTCTGCGTTTGAAATTGAAATCGATTTTAATGCTGATGATGATTACTCTTTTATTGAAGCCTACGGATTTGATGTCTATCCGTCTGATGTAACTTTAGTTTACATTTTATGGGATACTGTAAACGGACAAGACATTTGGCGTTTGTTGCCTCAAACCGTAGAGTTTGATGATGGAACCTTAGTATATAATTATGATTTTACACAATCTGACGTCAGTTTCTTTTTAGAAGGCACTACTGATTTAGAGAATTTAGACAGTATTTGGACACAAAATCAGATCTTTAGAGTTGTAGTAGTTCCTGCAGATAATATAGATAATCTTGATACTTCTAATCTAAATACGGTTATGCAAGCCTCTAATATTGAAAGTTTTAATATTAGATAATACAGAATCTTATACTAGACGTGTTGCACATGTTTAACAAAACGTATATTTGCTCTACAACTAAAACGATTTAGTAAATGGAGTGTATTTCTGTTTTTGACATGCTCAAAATTGGCGTTGGTCCTTCAAGCTCCCATACCTTAGGACCATGGAGAGCAGCAGAACGTTGGATTAAAGAATTAAAAGGTTCCAACAAATTTGAAAAGGTTGAAAAAATAACTGTAGACCTTTATGGCTCTTTATCATTAACTGGCAAAGGACATGCCACAGATTACGCAGTACTTTTAGGTTTAAGTGGCGCAGATCCTGAATATATTCCCGTTGAATCAATTGATGTCATTATTTCATCAATTAAAAACACAAATACTTTAGCTTTTAATAACGAAAGACCTATAGATTTTGATATAAAAACAGATATTATTTTCAATAGAAAATTTTTACCTTTTCATTCAAATGCCTTAGTGTTTTCTGCACATATAAATGGAAGGCGTTATCGATCGACCTACTACTCTATTGGTGGAGGATTTGTTGTACAAGAAGAACGTAAAGTTTCTAAAGCCAATAAAATTATTTTTTATTGTACATATCCATATCCCATTTCTACTGGAAATGAATTGCTCAAATTTTGCACTGATTTAAAACTCCCTATTTCTGGTGTAGTTTTAGAAAATGAAAAATCAATAAGAGATGAAGCAACCATTGATTCTGAATTACATCGCATTTGGGATACTATGTTAGAATGCATGTATATTGGATGTCACACTGAAGGCAACCTTCCTGGAGGCTTAAATGTAAGACGACGTGCTTATGACATGCATAAAACCCTAAAAGGTGACACCACATACACAATTCCTGTTGAATGGTTAAATTCTATACGGAATACTGAAGTTAAATTTCGTCAAATTTTAAAATGGGTTAGTTGCTTTGCTCTTGCAGTAAATGAAGTTAACGCATCTTTAGGTCGTGTGGTTACTGCACCAACAAACGGAAGCGCAGGTGTTATTCCTGCTGTCTTGATGTATTATTTAGTTATTGAAAACCACGATGGTAATTTTGAAGACATAAAACGATTTTTGTTAGTTGCTGGTGAAATTGGCAGCATCTTTAAAAAAGGAGCCACTATTAGTGCCGCAATGGGTGGATGTCAAGCAGAAATTGGAGTATCATCTGCAATGGCTGCTGGAGCTTTATGTGAGCTTTCAGGCGGTACACCAGAGCAAGTTTTAGTCGCTGCAGAAATTGCCATGGAGCATCATTTAGGATTAACATGTGACCCAATTGGTGGTTTAGTTCAAATTCCTTGTATAGAACGTAATGCTATGGGTGCCATTAAAGCAATCAATGCCTGTGAATTAGCTTTAGATACTGATCCGAATAACGTAAAAGTACCTTTAGACAAAGTTGTGAATACCATGTGGGAAACTGCCAAAGACATGAATACTAAATACAAAGAAACATCAGAAGGAGGCTTAGCTGTTGGTGTACATTTGAGTGATTGTTAGTTTTTATCCTTCAGAATAAATAAAATTTAAGAAATCTCTGTATTTTTACGAATAATTAAATAGCATCACATGTCAACCGCAAAAAAAGAATACAAACGAATTACAGTAAAAACCTTAGTAGACATGAAGTCTAAAGGTGAAAAAATCTCAATGCTTACAGCTTACGATTATACTATGGCTAAAATAGTAGATGAAGCTGGGATTGATGTAATTTTAGTAGGCGATTCGGCAAGTAATGTCATGGCAGGACATGAAACAACACTTCCTATAACTTTAGATCAAATGATATATCATGCGTCATCAGTAGTGAGAGCTATTGACAGAGCTCTAGTTGTTGTCGATTTGCCTTTTGGAAGTTATCAAAGTGATCCCAAAGAAGCCTTACGTTCTGCTATTCGAATTATGAAAGAATCTGGTGGTCACGCTGTAAAGATGGAAGGTGGAAAAGAAGTTAAAGAATCAATTAAACGCATTTTAAATGCAGGAATTCCTGTAATGGGTCACTTAGGCTTAACACCACAATCTATATATAAATTCGGAACTTACACTGTTAGAGCCAAAGAAGAACAAGAGGCACAACAATTAAAAGAAGATGCCTTAATGCTTGAAAAAGCAGGCTGTTTTGGAATTGTATTAGAAAAAATCCCAGCAACATTAGCTCAAGAAGTTGCAGCCAGTGTATCTATACCAGTTATCGGAATTGGTGCTGGTGGAGGAGTTGACGGTCAAGTATTAGTTTTACATGATATGCTTGGCATGACACACGAATTCAATCCGCGTTTTTTACGTCGATACATGAATCTATATGAAGAAATGACACAAGCTATTGGTCAGTATGTTGACGATGTTAAAGCTTCCGATTTCCCTAATGATAAAGAACAGTATTAATTTAGAATATTAGCCTTGTCTAAAGAAAAAATCCATTCTAACAGATCTAATCTTCAAGTCATTTATGAAGACAACCACATCATCATCGTAAATAAACGTGCTGGAGATATTGTTCAAGGTGACAAAACTGGAGACCAACCTTTAAGTGATGTTGTTAAAGACTATATTAAAGAAAAATACAATAAGCCTGGAAATGTGTATTTAGGCGTTGTACACCGCTTAGATAGACCAACAACAGGTATCGTAATGTTTTCTAAAACGAGTAAAGCACTACCTCGACTTAATAAATTGTTTTCAGAAAAGAAAGCGAACAAAACCTATTGGGCAATTGTTAAAATTAGTCCTAAAAAACCTAAAGACACTTTAATTAATTGGCTTAAAAAAAATCCAAAAAACAATAAGTCTACTGCATATTCTAGTGAAATTGATGGTAGTAAGAAAGCTATTCTACATTATAATTTAATAAAGGTTCTAGATAATTACTCGCTTCTTGAAATTGAATTAGAAACTGGAAGACATCATCAAATTAGATGTCAGTTATCTTGCATTGGCTCTCCAATAAAAGGAGATTTAAAATACGGATTTAACCGAAGTAATAAAGATGCGAGTATCAGCTTACATGCTAGACGTTTACAGTTTTTACATCCAGTTTCAAAAGAAACTATTGATGTTACTGCTCCTTTGCCAGATGATCCTATTTGGAATGCATGTGAAAATTAATAAGGATACTTGATGCTTAAAGTCACACCTTCATTTGGCTGTGAAACTAAATCAAATGTGGCATTAATTAATTGGGCTCTGCTTTTCATATTAATCAATCCTGACCCTTTTTCAGAAGAAACAACATCAAACCCAATGCCATTATCTGTAGCGATTATTAACAATTGTGAGTCTTGATAATCTAAACATACTTCAAGGGTTTCTGCTTCAGAATATTTCACCGAATTAGAAAAGAATTCTTGTAATATTCTAAATAAAATCAATTCATGCTTTTTGTTTGCAATAGCTTTATTTGAGCCATTTATAATTAATTCTGCGGAAGAGAATTTCATACGTTTTAGACGACTCAATTCATTCAAAACAGAGTCTTCAAAACCCATATTTAAAATCACTTCATTATTTAATGATTTTGATAATGACCTAACTTCTTTAAGGCTTTCCTTTACAATATCTGAAGTTTCACCAACCTTAACTTTTAAATCTTCTGGAGCTTTTGAGGTTAACATATTTAATTGCATACTTGCATAAGCCAATAATTGACCAACATTATCGTGTAATTCCCAACCAACATGTTTTAAGGTTTGTTCTTGTATCTCAGATTGTGTCCTAGAAATCTCTTCATTAAACTCTTGTTCTTGTTTAAACTTATCTCTTAGAATTTTGTTTTTTCTTTTCTGAAACGTCACAAAAAACAGGATGACCATGACAGCCAACAGCAAAACCACAAAAATCATATAACCAATTAGAGCTATCTGTTCTCTATTGATTGATTGCTCTTGTAAAGTGAATACCAAAAACCAAATGTTAAGCATGAGTATGTGAAAATATTAATATAAAACAAAAAGTATGTTCTAAAAATTACAAATTCAGTATTTACAGCCCTAAAATAGCTGTTAAAAATGAATAAAGGTGTTACAGTAAGATGCCATATTAAAATAGCTATACTAATGTAAAACGAAGGCATTTTATAATACTGCAATATGTATTCGCTTCTAATTAACTCTATAAAATAACAAATTACGTAAACCGTTATTATTAAAGTTGCCAAAATATTTTCAAATGGCAATCCCATTGTAAAAAACGCATCTGTAAACATGTAATATCCTAAAGTAAAAACACAATAAATCAGGAAAACCGACCTTGCAATAATCTTTAATGATTTACTTATTAGCAAATCTGAATAGTAAATTCCTAATAATCCTATAGACAAAAAGTTATAAATATTGTAAAGCCATGAATTCCTACAAAATATGCTGTTTTTTAAAGCTATGTACCAAGAATAGTCGAAATTATTTTGCAATACTTTTGTATAACCTCCTATAGTTTCAACAACAACTGTTAACCATAAAAAGTACACAAATATTCTAATCTTTTCATTCTTTGTTTTATACAAATACAAAGAACCAAATACAGCAGCTAATAAAGCAAATGATTTAGTTATTACAGAATCATACTGATATAAAAACTCATTCAAAGCTTGCTACTATTGAGGATAATTTGATCCTGGTGGCTTACCATTATCTCCATTATTTAAACCATTTCCACCATCAATATCATCTCCTCCGCCTTTTTGCATCGATAACATACTTCCTTCAGATGTATTTAGATATCCAGTTGGTACTAATAAAAAAGTTGTGTATCCAGGTTTACCTGCTTCTTGCTGATGAGCACCAGGATAAATCCTGATTCCATCCATGGTGTAACCTAAGTCTCCTGCTTGTTTTTGAGCCAAAGTAATAAAGTTTTGTAAGTCCTCTAAAGAGTACCAAGACGATCTATTATCTCCATCTTTTTCACCTTTAAAAATACTATCGTTTATTAAATTATATCGAGGGTCATATGCTTTAGTTAATGTCTTAATTTGATCAGGCTTAATAATACCTTTTGGAATTGGTGTGTCATCCATATTTTCTTGATTTTTATCACTATGAAAATAAAAATACATAGCTAAAGCACCTAAGATAAATCCTAAAATAAGTAATACTAATTTTTTCATAATTTGGTTAGTTTGAATTAATTGTTAGTCTAATGTATTGAAAATCTTAGGATAAAACCAACAAAACGAAAAAAATCTAAGTTTTTTCTTACTAATCAATGCATTTCAACCTAAATTTTTCACCAAAACCCTTCTGAGATAAATGATTGATAGCTGCTTCTGAAACCTGTAAAATTCTAGGATAACCACCAGTTGTCTGACAATCTCGCATTAAAATCATAAGCTTACCAGATGGCGTTAATTGCACTGTTCCTGGTAATACTAGAGAAGTAATAATGGGTTCAATTGTGTTTTCTAAAGTTTCATTGACATGATAAGCCATTCTGTTACTATCCTTTGAAATTGTAAATTTCGTTGATAAAAGTGTGTTTTGTTCAATTTTAGATAAACAGTTAAATTCCATGCCTTTGAAAACTTTGATTTCACTTACATTAAAATGGGTTTTATCAATTTTAATCGAAGCATTAATATTTTCATATGCATCACTAACTTCTGAAATTAAGAGCTGATCCCCTTTTATTAATTTTGATTGCTTCGTTAAAGTGCCATACATACTGTAACTATTCATATAGTATTCTGTTTGAAATCCTCCCTTAACTGCTAAATAAGCTCTAGAACCATAGTTTCGTTTTCCAAAAGTCAGGATATCATTTTTAGTCACATGAATACGCGTATTCATTTTTATGGTTTTGGAATTTATTTTCGGGCTTAAATCGGCTCCAGCCAAAGCAATTTCAATATCACAATGAAAGAGTAGCTTAGGTCCAGTCATTGTTATT is part of the Psychroserpens ponticola genome and encodes:
- a CDS encoding GEVED domain-containing protein; this encodes MKKITLVLTLLTLTVQAQSFPSPYCVVDEADTSVEEITTVAFGGTTINNTDLLSLSVDETATIITVNQDETYTLEVQGNTYDSGGNAFDNDIVAFIDWNQNDILDDVGEIYQIGTITGSTGNDGTTVSMDIIIPTDAVLGTTRIRITKIYQDPDSPAEIDPCGILFYPFGFGPYGGYGQALDFTLEVEEALAFPLPYCVVDEVDVLVEEITTVTFGGTTINNSDLTSVSIDETATIITVNQDETYTLEVQGNTYDSGGNAFDNDIVAFIDWNQNDILDDTGEIYSIGTITGSTGSDGVSVTMDITIPTNAVLGTTRIRITKTYQDPDSPAEIDPCGILFYPFGFGPFGGYGQALDFTLEVEAPLSVAQFELDALAVYPIPAKDVLNVNYNSVLSAVKIYNLVGQEVFVEETASATLQLDLSSLAIGTYIVKLFSEEAVHTLKIIKQ
- a CDS encoding class I SAM-dependent rRNA methyltransferase; protein product: MPFSKHIETNYKPKRLAVKLTAKGENYVQQGHPWVFSDSIVKVNADAKSGDLAIIFGKRANKMIGIGLYDANSPIRIKMIYSDTKPVTIDEAFFFKKIENAYQKRLPLLKTKTNSYRLLFGENDGFPSLIADVYASVLVVKLYSEIWLPFLETILESLVRVSKCKTVVIRLSRGLQNSKTHQLEDGLVVFGTLISEVVQFVEHGVSFSANVIKGHKTGYFLDHRENRRQVGLLSRNKTVLDVFSYAGGFSVHALANGANEVTSLDISSQALDIALQNGKLNPHSGHHKILIGDAFQLLEQLILEKKQFDVVVIDPPSFAKQQTEVNLAKKKYAQLAQLGIQLTAKCGVLVLASCSSRVTATAFYDINAQTLHKQQRSFSIEQKTQHDVDHPVGFPEGAYLKCAYYRFFD
- the dnaK gene encoding molecular chaperone DnaK: MSKIIGIDLGTTNSCVSVMEGNEPVVIPNAEGKRTTPSVIAFVEGGEIKVGDPAKRQAVTNPTKTVYSIKRFMGNKYSESKKEAERVPYTVVKGDNDTPRVDIDGRLYTPQELSAMILQKMKKTAEDYLGQDVSEAVITVPAYFNDSQRQATKEAGEIAGLKVRRIINEPTAAALAYGMDKKGVDQKIVVFDFGGGTHDVSILELGDGVFEVLSTDGDTHLGGDDVDQKIINWLADEFNAEENIDLRKDPMALQRLKEASEKAKIELSSSAQTEINLPYVTATASGPKHLVRTLTRSKFEQLIDDLVKRTIEPCAAALKAAGLSKSDIDEVILVGGSTRIPVVQAEVEKFFGKAPSKGVNPDEVVSLGAGIQGGVLSGDVKDVLLLDVTPLSLGIETMGNVMTKLIEANTTIPTKKSQVFSTAADNQPSVEIHVLQGERSMAADNKTIGRFHLDGIPPAQRGTPQIEVIFDIDANGIIKVSAEDKATGKKQDIRIEASSGLTDEEIQKMKQEAEANADADAKAVANATKLNEADAMIFQTESQLKEFGDKLSDDKKQPIEEALEELKKAYETKEIEVIEPALEKINEAWKVASEEMYKAQADAQGGAEAPGPDASQNGEAEGSDVEDVDFEEVK
- a CDS encoding L-serine ammonia-lyase; this translates as MECISVFDMLKIGVGPSSSHTLGPWRAAERWIKELKGSNKFEKVEKITVDLYGSLSLTGKGHATDYAVLLGLSGADPEYIPVESIDVIISSIKNTNTLAFNNERPIDFDIKTDIIFNRKFLPFHSNALVFSAHINGRRYRSTYYSIGGGFVVQEERKVSKANKIIFYCTYPYPISTGNELLKFCTDLKLPISGVVLENEKSIRDEATIDSELHRIWDTMLECMYIGCHTEGNLPGGLNVRRRAYDMHKTLKGDTTYTIPVEWLNSIRNTEVKFRQILKWVSCFALAVNEVNASLGRVVTAPTNGSAGVIPAVLMYYLVIENHDGNFEDIKRFLLVAGEIGSIFKKGATISAAMGGCQAEIGVSSAMAAGALCELSGGTPEQVLVAAEIAMEHHLGLTCDPIGGLVQIPCIERNAMGAIKAINACELALDTDPNNVKVPLDKVVNTMWETAKDMNTKYKETSEGGLAVGVHLSDC
- the panB gene encoding 3-methyl-2-oxobutanoate hydroxymethyltransferase; translation: MSTAKKEYKRITVKTLVDMKSKGEKISMLTAYDYTMAKIVDEAGIDVILVGDSASNVMAGHETTLPITLDQMIYHASSVVRAIDRALVVVDLPFGSYQSDPKEALRSAIRIMKESGGHAVKMEGGKEVKESIKRILNAGIPVMGHLGLTPQSIYKFGTYTVRAKEEQEAQQLKEDALMLEKAGCFGIVLEKIPATLAQEVAASVSIPVIGIGAGGGVDGQVLVLHDMLGMTHEFNPRFLRRYMNLYEEMTQAIGQYVDDVKASDFPNDKEQY
- a CDS encoding RluA family pseudouridine synthase is translated as MSKEKIHSNRSNLQVIYEDNHIIIVNKRAGDIVQGDKTGDQPLSDVVKDYIKEKYNKPGNVYLGVVHRLDRPTTGIVMFSKTSKALPRLNKLFSEKKANKTYWAIVKISPKKPKDTLINWLKKNPKNNKSTAYSSEIDGSKKAILHYNLIKVLDNYSLLEIELETGRHHQIRCQLSCIGSPIKGDLKYGFNRSNKDASISLHARRLQFLHPVSKETIDVTAPLPDDPIWNACEN
- a CDS encoding sensor histidine kinase encodes the protein MLNIWFLVFTLQEQSINREQIALIGYMIFVVLLLAVMVILFFVTFQKRKNKILRDKFKQEQEFNEEISRTQSEIQEQTLKHVGWELHDNVGQLLAYASMQLNMLTSKAPEDLKVKVGETSDIVKESLKEVRSLSKSLNNEVILNMGFEDSVLNELSRLKRMKFSSAELIINGSNKAIANKKHELILFRILQEFFSNSVKYSEAETLEVCLDYQDSQLLIIATDNGIGFDVVSSEKGSGLINMKSRAQLINATFDLVSQPNEGVTLSIKYPY
- a CDS encoding 5-oxoprolinase subunit C family protein encodes the protein MVEVLKTGLYDTIQDIGRFGVQKYGIPFSGVMDLQSATISNTVLGNSISDSILEITMTGPKLLFHCDIEIALAGADLSPKINSKTIKMNTRIHVTKNDILTFGKRNYGSRAYLAVKGGFQTEYYMNSYSMYGTLTKQSKLIKGDQLLISEVSDAYENINASIKIDKTHFNVSEIKVFKGMEFNCLSKIEQNTLLSTKFTISKDSNRMAYHVNETLENTIEPIITSLVLPGTVQLTPSGKLMILMRDCQTTGGYPRILQVSEAAINHLSQKGFGEKFRLKCID